One window from the genome of Jiangella alba encodes:
- a CDS encoding GTPase, translating to MKRWSRRGRITLPERVTALQEAVAAGGKRLPADLAQTVQVVVDRAGERRQLSVEHTVVALAGATGSGKSTLFNRVAGMEVSVVGVRRPTTSDPLAVVWGTQGVIPLLDWLAVPPRHRVARESVLDSGEGDDLDGLVLLDLPDHDSTQKEHRDTVDRLVEMVDLFVWILDPQKYADAALHERYLRPLASHQGVTVIVLNQIDRLTRADVVECVTDLRGLLDKDGLDEVPVVALSAATGDGVEVLVDLIRTAVTKRRAVDERIEADIRMTAEMVATAVGAGSPGSVGDGERRQLASAVASASGADVVAEAAGRSYLQRARVATGWPITRWLGRFRRDPLSRLGVRVRSSALVPSGGGPGAGSGVGSGGPGGSGGSGAGSGSGSGSAGAGGSGGSSARISLPAPTPVQRSRSDAAVREYADAAAGSLPPSWRDSVRSVAASAGTRLPDELDRRVAGTDFGIASRPGWWRLLNVLQWLALLTAAAGVLWLLALAGTSFLRFDVAEPSVGGLPVPTVLLAGGLVLGVLLGLLGLVAARRGGRRQEARVRRQLHDLIDALASDVVVQPIDAELAKYRAFSTALERARS from the coding sequence ATGAAGAGGTGGTCCCGACGAGGCCGCATCACGCTGCCGGAACGGGTGACCGCGCTCCAGGAGGCGGTCGCCGCAGGCGGCAAGCGGCTGCCGGCCGACCTCGCCCAGACGGTGCAGGTCGTCGTCGACCGCGCCGGCGAGCGCCGTCAGCTCTCCGTCGAGCACACCGTCGTCGCGCTGGCCGGCGCCACGGGCAGCGGCAAGTCGACGCTGTTCAACCGCGTCGCCGGCATGGAGGTCTCGGTCGTCGGCGTCCGCCGCCCCACGACGTCCGACCCGCTCGCCGTCGTGTGGGGGACGCAGGGCGTGATCCCGCTGCTGGACTGGCTCGCCGTGCCCCCGCGGCACCGGGTCGCCCGCGAGAGCGTGCTCGACTCCGGTGAGGGCGACGACCTCGACGGCCTCGTCCTGCTCGACCTCCCGGACCACGACTCCACCCAGAAGGAGCACCGCGACACCGTCGACCGCCTCGTCGAGATGGTCGACCTCTTCGTCTGGATCCTCGACCCGCAGAAGTACGCCGACGCCGCCCTGCACGAGCGGTACCTGCGGCCGCTGGCGTCGCACCAGGGCGTCACCGTCATCGTGCTCAACCAGATCGACCGGCTCACTCGCGCCGACGTCGTCGAGTGCGTCACCGACCTGCGCGGGCTGCTCGACAAGGACGGGCTGGACGAGGTCCCGGTGGTCGCCCTGTCCGCCGCGACCGGCGACGGGGTCGAGGTGCTGGTCGACCTCATCCGGACCGCCGTCACCAAGCGCCGCGCCGTCGACGAGCGCATCGAGGCCGACATCAGGATGACGGCCGAGATGGTGGCGACCGCGGTGGGCGCCGGCTCGCCGGGGTCGGTGGGCGACGGCGAACGGCGGCAGCTCGCCTCGGCCGTCGCCTCGGCGTCGGGCGCCGACGTGGTGGCGGAAGCGGCGGGACGGTCGTACCTGCAGCGGGCGCGCGTGGCGACCGGGTGGCCGATCACCCGCTGGCTGGGCCGGTTTCGACGCGATCCGCTGTCCAGGCTGGGGGTCCGCGTCCGGTCGTCCGCGTTGGTGCCGTCCGGCGGTGGGCCGGGGGCTGGCTCGGGCGTCGGCTCGGGTGGGCCCGGTGGGTCCGGCGGGTCCGGGGCTGGCTCCGGGTCTGGGTCTGGCAGCGCCGGCGCTGGTGGGTCCGGCGGTTCGTCCGCCCGGATCTCGTTGCCGGCGCCGACGCCGGTGCAGCGGTCGCGGTCCGATGCGGCGGTCCGCGAGTACGCCGACGCCGCGGCCGGTTCCCTCCCGCCGTCCTGGCGCGATTCCGTCCGCTCCGTCGCCGCGTCGGCCGGTACCCGGTTGCCGGACGAGCTCGACCGCCGGGTCGCCGGCACCGACTTCGGCATCGCGTCGCGGCCGGGCTGGTGGCGGCTGCTGAACGTGCTGCAGTGGCTCGCCCTCCTGACCGCGGCGGCGGGGGTGCTGTGGCTGCTCGCCCTGGCCGGCACCTCGTTCCTCCGCTTCGACGTCGCGGAGCCTTCGGTGGGCGGCCTCCCCGTGCCGACGGTGCTGCTGGCCGGCGGCCTGGTGCTGGGCGTGCTGCTCGGCCTCCTCGGTCTCGTCGCGGCCCGGCGTGGCGGCCGGCGTCAGGAGGCCCGGGTCCGCCGTCAACTGCACGACCTCATCGACGCCCTCGCCTCCGACGTCGTCGTCCAGCCGATCGACGCCGAACTGGCCAAGTACCGCGCCTTCTCGACCGCGCTGGAGCGGGCCCGCTCCTAG
- a CDS encoding single-stranded DNA-binding protein, protein MSEVMITVVGNVATEPRLDETKKGETFASFRLACNGQRYDSRARSWVDDDTSFYTVYCWRSPLADNIKASLRKGDPVVVHGRLKNREWRDEQHVVRISPEITARSLGHDLYRGTSSFTKVSRQPFLPEDDDAVDSVRAAYLVTHDEQAVVDQRTGEIVSGGLPAALPPGRERPAEPARANGRVPTSAPGPVGDRLTAGDHMRAGDRMMGDDRSSGAAKAASGTDARAAARSARTTVATADPATEPAGATPSPRSGNRARREKAGVPG, encoded by the coding sequence ATGAGCGAGGTCATGATCACCGTCGTCGGGAACGTCGCGACTGAACCGCGGCTGGACGAGACGAAGAAGGGCGAGACGTTCGCCAGTTTCCGGCTGGCCTGCAACGGTCAGCGCTACGACTCCCGGGCGCGGTCCTGGGTCGACGACGACACGTCCTTCTACACCGTCTACTGCTGGCGTTCGCCGCTGGCCGACAACATCAAGGCGTCGCTGCGCAAGGGCGATCCGGTGGTCGTGCACGGCCGGCTCAAGAACCGCGAGTGGCGCGACGAACAGCATGTCGTGCGCATCTCGCCGGAGATCACGGCGCGCAGCCTCGGCCACGATCTCTACCGCGGCACGTCATCGTTCACCAAGGTCAGCCGCCAGCCGTTCCTCCCCGAGGACGACGACGCCGTCGACTCCGTGCGCGCCGCCTACCTCGTCACCCACGACGAGCAGGCAGTGGTCGACCAACGCACGGGCGAGATCGTCTCCGGCGGACTCCCGGCTGCGTTGCCACCCGGTCGAGAACGGCCGGCCGAGCCCGCGCGGGCGAACGGCCGCGTGCCCACCAGTGCGCCGGGTCCGGTCGGCGACCGCCTGACGGCCGGCGATCACATGCGTGCCGGCGACCGGATGATGGGCGACGATCGGTCGTCCGGCGCCGCGAAGGCCGCGTCCGGGACCGATGCGCGTGCGGCCGCCAGATCCGCACGGACGACCGTCGCCACGGCCGATCCGGCGACGGAGCCGGCGGGGGCGACGCCATCGCCGCGCTCCGGCAATCGCGCCCGCCGCGAGAAAGCGGGTGTCCCCGGCTGA
- the ettA gene encoding energy-dependent translational throttle protein EttA gives MADFIYSMRKARKAHGDKVILDDVTLYFLPGAKIGVVGPNGAGKSSILKIMAGLDQPSNGDAQLAPGATVGYLAQEPALNEDKTVLGNVQEGVAETLELVNRFNEITEKMAVDYSDELLEEMGKLQEQLDHRNAWELDSQLEQAMDALRCPPGDADVKVLSGGERRRVALCKLLLQQPDLLLLDEPTNHLDAESVLWLEQHLEKYPGAVIAVTHDRYFLDHVAQWIAEVDRGRVHGYEGNYTTYLETKEARLKVEGQKDAKRQRRLREELDWVRSNAKGRQTKQRARLDRYEEMAAEAEKTRKLDFEEIQIPPGPRLGNLVVEANKVTKGFGDRILMRDLSFTLPRNGIVGVIGPNGVGKTTLFKMIVGQEQPDDGSFRIGDTVRLSYVDQSRGGIDPKKNVWQVVSDELDHIKVGQVEMPSRAYVSAFGFKGPDQQKPAGVLSGGERNRLNLALTLKQGGNLILLDEPTNDLDVETLQSLENALLEFPGCAVITSHDRWFLDRVATHILAWEGDDEDPAKWFWFEGNFESYEKNKIERLGADAARPHRVTYRKLSRD, from the coding sequence ATGGCGGACTTCATTTACTCCATGCGTAAGGCGCGCAAAGCGCACGGTGACAAGGTCATCCTTGACGACGTCACGCTTTACTTCCTGCCAGGGGCGAAGATCGGCGTCGTCGGGCCCAACGGCGCCGGTAAGTCGAGCATCCTGAAGATCATGGCGGGGCTTGACCAGCCGTCGAACGGTGACGCCCAGTTGGCGCCCGGCGCGACGGTCGGTTACCTCGCGCAGGAGCCGGCGCTCAACGAGGACAAGACCGTGCTCGGCAATGTCCAGGAGGGCGTGGCCGAGACGCTTGAGCTGGTCAACCGGTTCAACGAGATCACCGAGAAGATGGCTGTCGACTACTCCGACGAGCTGCTCGAAGAGATGGGCAAGCTGCAGGAGCAGCTCGACCACCGCAACGCGTGGGAGTTGGACTCCCAGCTCGAGCAGGCGATGGACGCGCTGCGCTGCCCGCCGGGGGACGCGGACGTGAAGGTGCTGTCCGGTGGCGAGCGGCGCCGCGTGGCGTTGTGCAAGCTGCTGCTGCAGCAGCCCGACCTGCTGCTGCTCGACGAGCCGACCAACCACCTCGACGCCGAGAGCGTGCTGTGGCTCGAGCAGCACCTCGAGAAGTACCCCGGCGCCGTCATCGCCGTCACCCACGACCGGTACTTCCTCGACCACGTCGCCCAGTGGATCGCCGAGGTCGACCGCGGCCGCGTCCACGGCTATGAGGGCAACTACACGACCTACCTCGAGACCAAGGAAGCCCGCCTCAAGGTCGAGGGGCAGAAGGACGCCAAGCGTCAGCGTCGCCTGCGCGAAGAGCTGGACTGGGTCCGCTCCAACGCCAAGGGCCGGCAGACGAAGCAGCGCGCCCGTCTCGACCGCTACGAGGAGATGGCGGCCGAGGCCGAGAAGACGCGCAAGCTCGACTTCGAGGAGATCCAGATCCCGCCGGGCCCGCGCCTGGGCAATCTCGTCGTCGAGGCCAACAAGGTCACCAAGGGCTTCGGCGACCGCATCCTCATGCGCGACCTGTCGTTCACGCTGCCGCGCAACGGCATCGTCGGCGTCATCGGCCCGAACGGCGTGGGTAAGACGACGCTGTTCAAGATGATCGTCGGCCAGGAGCAGCCCGACGACGGCTCGTTCCGCATCGGCGACACCGTCCGACTGTCCTACGTCGACCAGTCGCGCGGCGGCATCGACCCGAAGAAGAACGTCTGGCAGGTCGTGTCCGACGAGCTCGACCACATCAAGGTCGGCCAGGTCGAGATGCCGAGCCGCGCGTACGTGTCGGCGTTCGGCTTCAAGGGCCCGGACCAGCAGAAGCCGGCCGGCGTGCTGTCCGGCGGCGAGCGGAACCGGCTGAACCTGGCGCTGACGCTGAAGCAGGGCGGCAACCTGATCCTGCTCGACGAGCCGACCAACGACCTCGACGTCGAGACGCTGCAGTCGCTCGAGAACGCGCTGCTCGAGTTCCCCGGCTGCGCCGTCATCACGTCGCACGACCGGTGGTTCCTCGACCGCGTCGCCACCCACATCCTCGCGTGGGAGGGCGACGACGAGGACCCGGCCAAGTGGTTCTGGTTCGAGGGCAACTTCGAGAGCTACGAGAAGAACAAGATCGAGCGGCTCGGCGCCGACGCCGCGCGCCCGCACCGGGTCACCTACCGCAAGCTCAGCCGCGAC